A window of Chloracidobacterium sp. N contains these coding sequences:
- a CDS encoding glycine--tRNA ligase encodes MAAADIGIIVSLCKRRGFIFPASEIYGGLGSTWDYGPLGVELKNNVKRAWWKAVVYDRDDIEGMDGAILMNRLVWKYSGHEATFSDPLVDCRECKGRFRADKTYELDCPRYKRKVAACSANLTEPRAFNLMFKTQVGPVEEDAALAYLRPETAQSMFVNFKNIVDSRWRKIPFGIAQIGKAFRNEIVPGNFTFRTREFEQMEIEFFCKPGTDADWHAHWIEERHNWYLRYGIRAENLRRYVQQPEELAHYARACTDLQYRFFPEREDEEKQWDELEGIANRTDYDLSVHSKGKHDKWQVHNEHSTQSLVYRDPVTNEKFIPYVIEPSAGADRATLAFLMDAYSEKPGPDGESRVVLKLHPALAPIKVAVLPLARNKPELVEKAKAIKADLQRHGIRAVYDDTAAIGKLYARQDEIGTPFCVTVDYDTLGIGKTKDGAKEEDAPASPAGLLDTVTVRDRDTWEQVRVPIAGLRDFLADRLGTV; translated from the coding sequence ATGGCGGCGGCCGACATTGGAATCATTGTTTCATTGTGCAAACGACGGGGATTTATCTTCCCGGCAAGTGAAATCTACGGGGGGCTGGGTTCGACCTGGGATTACGGACCGCTGGGCGTCGAACTCAAAAACAACGTCAAACGCGCCTGGTGGAAAGCCGTCGTCTATGACCGCGATGACATCGAGGGTATGGATGGCGCGATTCTGATGAATCGCCTGGTGTGGAAGTATTCCGGGCACGAAGCCACGTTCAGCGACCCGCTGGTGGATTGCCGCGAGTGCAAGGGACGCTTCCGGGCCGACAAAACCTACGAACTCGACTGTCCCCGGTACAAACGCAAGGTTGCCGCCTGTAGCGCCAACCTCACCGAGCCACGGGCGTTCAACCTGATGTTCAAAACCCAGGTGGGCCCCGTCGAAGAGGATGCCGCGCTGGCGTACCTGCGCCCGGAAACGGCGCAGAGTATGTTCGTCAACTTCAAGAACATCGTGGATTCGCGCTGGCGCAAGATTCCCTTTGGCATTGCCCAGATCGGCAAGGCCTTTCGCAATGAAATCGTGCCGGGCAACTTCACCTTTCGGACGCGCGAATTCGAGCAGATGGAAATCGAGTTCTTCTGCAAGCCGGGAACAGACGCCGACTGGCACGCCCACTGGATTGAGGAACGCCACAACTGGTATCTGCGCTATGGCATCCGGGCCGAAAACCTGCGCCGGTACGTCCAGCAGCCGGAGGAACTCGCGCACTACGCCCGCGCCTGCACGGACTTGCAGTACCGCTTTTTTCCCGAACGCGAAGACGAAGAAAAACAGTGGGATGAACTGGAAGGTATCGCCAACCGGACGGACTACGACCTTAGTGTTCACTCCAAAGGCAAGCACGACAAATGGCAGGTGCACAACGAGCACTCGACGCAGAGCCTCGTGTACCGCGACCCGGTGACGAACGAAAAATTCATCCCCTATGTCATCGAGCCGTCGGCCGGGGCTGACCGCGCCACACTGGCGTTTCTGATGGACGCCTACAGCGAAAAGCCCGGCCCGGATGGCGAATCACGGGTCGTCCTGAAACTGCATCCGGCATTGGCCCCCATCAAGGTGGCGGTGCTGCCGCTGGCGCGCAACAAGCCGGAACTCGTCGAGAAGGCCAAAGCCATCAAGGCTGACCTGCAACGTCACGGCATCCGCGCCGTGTATGATGACACGGCTGCGATTGGCAAACTCTATGCCCGGCAGGACGAGATTGGCACACCGTTCTGTGTCACGGTAGATTACGACACGCTGGGTATCGGTAAGACCAAGGATGGCGCAAAGGAAGAAGACGCCCCAGCTTCTCCAGCCGGTTTACTGGATACCGTCACCGTACGTGACCGCGACACCTGGGAACAGGTTCGTGTCCCGATTGCCGGGCTACGGGACTTTCTTGCCGACCGTCTTGGCACGGTGTAA
- a CDS encoding c-type cytochrome, with product MHNLKRFLTLCAAVAAGVLSACVVKDNVPPPPPMKPKEEQVKTVEPTKPTTETSAKPAEPAKPAEGAEDPLIAKGRELYNGNACAGCHGDKGQGVLPNAPKFTDAAWQQKEKDEEIVASLKGAKAAQGMPAFKGGNGTDEEHKALVAYIRFLGKPAGK from the coding sequence ATGCACAACCTGAAGCGATTCCTGACCCTCTGCGCCGCTGTGGCGGCCGGCGTACTGTCTGCCTGTGTTGTCAAAGACAACGTTCCTCCACCGCCGCCGATGAAGCCCAAGGAAGAACAGGTCAAGACGGTTGAACCAACCAAACCCACGACGGAAACGAGTGCCAAGCCGGCGGAACCGGCCAAGCCAGCCGAAGGGGCGGAAGACCCGCTGATTGCCAAAGGGCGGGAGTTATACAACGGCAATGCCTGCGCCGGCTGCCATGGAGACAAGGGGCAGGGTGTGCTTCCCAATGCGCCCAAGTTCACCGATGCGGCCTGGCAGCAGAAGGAAAAGGACGAGGAAATCGTTGCCTCCCTCAAGGGGGCCAAGGCTGCCCAGGGCATGCCGGCCTTCAAAGGGGGTAACGGCACCGACGAAGAACACAAGGCGCTGGTGGCTTACATCCGCTTCCTGGGCAAACCGGCCGGGAAGTAA
- a CDS encoding cytochrome c, which translates to MFFQSKTFVAGLAGMAFLTTLLGSGPATGRAPATRDESAGKRLARGKRLYNGAGACVACHGTDGRPTVPDAPDLTDADWQRQRTDEELSKSIANGKGTMPAFKGSPADIEALVAYVRSLAR; encoded by the coding sequence ATGTTCTTTCAGTCAAAAACGTTTGTCGCCGGGCTGGCCGGGATGGCGTTCCTGACGACACTGTTGGGTAGCGGACCGGCAACCGGACGCGCACCGGCCACGCGGGACGAAAGCGCCGGGAAGCGGCTTGCCCGTGGAAAGCGGCTTTACAACGGGGCCGGGGCCTGTGTGGCCTGTCACGGGACGGACGGGCGTCCCACCGTACCCGATGCTCCCGACCTGACAGACGCCGACTGGCAGCGCCAACGTACGGATGAGGAACTGTCCAAATCCATTGCCAACGGCAAAGGAACGATGCCGGCTTTCAAAGGCTCACCGGCGGACATTGAAGCTCTGGTGGCTTACGTCCGGTCACTGGCCAGGTGA
- a CDS encoding Rpn family recombination-promoting nuclease/putative transposase, translated as MVEGHLENPHDRFFKDLLGRPGVAADFLANYLPPELLAHLDVTDPEALSGTFVDDDLREHLSDALFRVRDRTGAAALVYVLLEHKSTPWPWTPLQLLRYVVAIWEQARREGHTSLPVIIPVVFYHGQTRWNVATDVAGLVAHHDEPALRAWTPSFRYWLCDLSRFSPEVIKGGALLRAGLSVLRYVFTDELPERLREIFQLIALLEQQSVTEYLGTVLRYLAATGTPLRWQTVKTAAKEALKEQAEALMKAPFVTEIWQEALAQGLEQGREQGREQGHAQGSEQGKRLEALHIVLRQLRRRVGPLPPELESTLTTFPLETLEALSEALLDFQTQAEALAWVQQAQHQTPPRAE; from the coding sequence ATGGTTGAAGGTCATCTGGAAAATCCACACGACCGCTTCTTCAAGGACCTGCTCGGCCGGCCCGGCGTCGCCGCCGACTTTCTGGCGAATTACCTGCCCCCGGAGTTGCTTGCCCACCTGGATGTCACGGACCCGGAGGCGCTGTCCGGCACCTTTGTGGACGACGACTTGCGGGAGCACCTTTCTGACGCCCTGTTTCGCGTGCGTGACCGGACCGGAGCGGCGGCGCTGGTGTACGTCCTGCTCGAACACAAAAGCACCCCCTGGCCGTGGACGCCGCTTCAGCTTTTGCGGTACGTCGTCGCCATCTGGGAACAGGCGCGACGCGAAGGCCACACCTCCCTGCCGGTCATCATTCCGGTGGTGTTCTATCACGGGCAGACGCGCTGGAACGTGGCCACGGACGTTGCCGGGCTGGTGGCACACCACGACGAGCCGGCGCTGCGCGCCTGGACGCCCTCTTTCCGGTACTGGCTGTGTGACCTGTCCCGCTTCAGCCCGGAAGTCATCAAAGGCGGGGCCCTGTTGCGGGCTGGCTTATCGGTGTTACGTTATGTCTTTACCGATGAGCTGCCGGAGCGGCTGCGGGAGATTTTTCAGCTCATTGCCCTGCTGGAGCAGCAGAGTGTGACAGAATATCTGGGAACGGTGCTGCGGTATCTGGCCGCTACCGGAACCCCCCTTCGGTGGCAAACCGTCAAGACAGCCGCCAAAGAAGCCTTGAAGGAGCAGGCAGAAGCACTTATGAAAGCGCCATTTGTGACAGAAATCTGGCAGGAAGCCTTGGCACAAGGTCTGGAGCAAGGTCGGGAGCAAGGTCGGGAGCAAGGCCACGCCCAAGGGAGTGAACAGGGCAAACGGCTCGAAGCCCTGCACATTGTTCTGCGCCAACTCCGGCGGCGCGTCGGGCCGCTTCCGCCTGAGCTGGAGTCCACGCTCACGACCTTTCCCCTGGAAACCCTGGAAGCCCTGAGCGAGGCGCTGCTGGACTTCCAGACGCAGGCGGAAGCCTTGGCCTGGGTGCAGCAGGCACAGCACCAGACACCGCCTCGTGCCGAATAA
- the ychF gene encoding redox-regulated ATPase YchF — protein MKVGIVGFAGAGKTTVFNALTGLTAEVGGYGSKERPNLGNIKVPDARVDTLGDIYRTRKRTYAEVAFVDVAGPAEQHSTTGLDAKLVTAMRDVDALAHVVRAFPDPLGTRPTDPAADIASFDAELMLSDLIQVENRLARLKKDQKATPQERALFERCHSALDAGQPLRSLDFDDEERQLMAGFRFLSLKPQMILLNVAEADVAAGVPPAIQEAARTRAIPTFVAMCGQTEMDIAQLDPAEQAEFLRDLGLTAPARDRFIVAAYGLLDLISFLTAGEDECRAWPVRRGTKAQRAAGKIHSDIERGFIRAEVIAYEDFISHGSEARCKEAGKLRLEGKDYVVRDGDIIHFRFNV, from the coding sequence ATGAAAGTAGGCATCGTCGGCTTCGCCGGCGCCGGCAAAACCACTGTCTTCAACGCCCTGACGGGCCTGACGGCCGAAGTTGGCGGCTACGGCAGCAAGGAACGCCCCAACCTTGGCAACATCAAAGTCCCGGATGCCCGCGTGGACACCCTGGGCGACATCTACCGCACCAGAAAACGCACCTACGCGGAAGTCGCTTTTGTGGACGTGGCCGGCCCGGCCGAACAGCACAGCACAACCGGGCTGGATGCCAAACTCGTCACGGCGATGCGCGATGTGGATGCCCTGGCCCACGTCGTACGGGCCTTCCCTGACCCACTGGGAACCCGACCGACCGACCCGGCGGCCGACATCGCCAGCTTTGATGCCGAACTCATGCTCTCTGATCTGATCCAGGTGGAAAACCGTCTGGCGCGTCTCAAAAAGGACCAGAAAGCGACACCCCAGGAACGGGCGCTGTTTGAGCGGTGCCACTCCGCCCTCGACGCCGGACAACCGCTTCGGTCGCTGGATTTCGATGACGAAGAACGCCAGCTTATGGCCGGTTTCCGGTTTCTTTCACTCAAGCCACAGATGATTTTGCTCAACGTGGCGGAAGCTGACGTGGCGGCCGGTGTCCCGCCAGCCATCCAGGAAGCGGCTCGGACGCGGGCGATCCCGACATTCGTCGCCATGTGCGGGCAAACGGAAATGGACATCGCCCAGCTTGACCCGGCGGAACAGGCAGAGTTCCTGCGTGACCTGGGGCTGACCGCCCCGGCGCGGGACCGCTTCATTGTGGCCGCCTACGGGCTGCTCGACCTCATCAGTTTCCTGACGGCCGGCGAGGACGAATGCCGCGCCTGGCCTGTCCGGCGTGGGACCAAAGCCCAGCGGGCCGCCGGAAAGATTCACTCGGACATTGAACGCGGGTTTATCCGCGCCGAAGTCATTGCCTACGAGGACTTCATCAGCCACGGCTCGGAAGCCAGGTGCAAGGAAGCCGGCAAGCTTCGCCTCGAAGGCAAAGACTACGTCGTCCGGGACGGCGACATCATCCACTTCCGGTTCAATGTCTGA
- a CDS encoding thioredoxin family protein: protein MKDIKVLGTGCATCKSTVALIEEVARTKGIAVSLQKVEDIKDIMHYGVMSTPAVVVDGKVVHAGGMPSRDRIEQWLCS, encoded by the coding sequence ATGAAAGACATCAAGGTGCTTGGTACGGGGTGCGCCACTTGCAAAAGCACAGTTGCCCTCATTGAGGAAGTTGCCCGGACGAAGGGCATTGCGGTATCGCTGCAAAAGGTCGAGGACATCAAGGACATCATGCATTATGGGGTGATGAGTACGCCGGCTGTCGTGGTTGATGGGAAGGTCGTCCATGCCGGCGGGATGCCGTCCCGTGACAGGATTGAGCAGTGGTTGTGTTCCTGA
- a CDS encoding permease: MSALAVRWTQHHPRIFLVLAALLWWGLYQTLQPLSEVVVAALPVDRQSHLGATLQFFLYDTPKVLLLLTGIVFVMGVINTYFTPERTRALLAGRREGLANVMAALLGIVTPFCSCSAVPLFIGFLQAGVPLGVTFSFLIAAPMVNEVALTLLFGMLGWKIALLYLGLGLSVAIVAGLIIGKLNMEPYLEDWVRDIPRAEAQFTAVEVDFGERLAAGFQSVRDIVGKVWPYILAGIAIGAGIHGYVPQDFMASFMGKSAWWSVPLAVVLGVPMYTNAAGIIPVVQALLDKGAAVGTVLAFMMSVIALSLPEMVILRKVLKVRLIAAFIGIVATGILIVGYVFNWVL, encoded by the coding sequence ATGAGTGCCCTGGCTGTGCGTTGGACACAACACCACCCGCGAATCTTTCTTGTCCTGGCGGCCCTGCTGTGGTGGGGCCTGTATCAAACCTTGCAGCCCCTTTCAGAAGTGGTAGTGGCTGCTTTGCCGGTTGACCGCCAAAGCCACCTTGGTGCGACGTTGCAATTTTTCCTCTACGACACGCCCAAGGTGCTGCTGCTACTGACGGGCATTGTCTTTGTGATGGGGGTGATTAATACCTATTTCACGCCTGAGCGAACCCGCGCCCTGCTGGCTGGTCGGAGAGAGGGGCTGGCCAATGTCATGGCGGCTTTGCTGGGAATTGTGACGCCCTTCTGTTCGTGTTCAGCCGTGCCGTTGTTTATCGGCTTTTTACAGGCCGGGGTGCCGCTTGGTGTGACATTCTCATTCCTGATTGCCGCCCCGATGGTCAATGAGGTTGCCCTGACGCTCCTGTTTGGCATGCTGGGCTGGAAAATCGCCCTGCTGTATCTGGGACTTGGTTTATCCGTGGCCATCGTGGCTGGCTTGATCATCGGCAAGTTGAACATGGAGCCGTATCTGGAAGACTGGGTGCGCGACATTCCCAGAGCTGAAGCCCAGTTCACCGCCGTGGAGGTTGACTTTGGTGAACGTCTCGCCGCCGGCTTTCAAAGTGTGCGCGACATCGTCGGGAAGGTCTGGCCGTATATTCTGGCCGGCATTGCCATTGGGGCTGGCATTCACGGCTATGTGCCGCAGGACTTCATGGCCAGCTTCATGGGCAAATCCGCCTGGTGGTCGGTGCCGCTGGCGGTTGTGCTTGGTGTTCCGATGTACACCAACGCTGCCGGGATCATTCCGGTGGTTCAGGCACTGCTGGACAAGGGGGCAGCCGTCGGCACAGTGCTGGCCTTTATGATGAGCGTCATCGCGTTGTCCCTGCCAGAGATGGTGATTCTGCGCAAGGTGCTCAAAGTCAGGCTGATAGCTGCCTTCATTGGCATCGTCGCCACCGGCATTTTGATCGTGGGATACGTCTTCAACTGGGTGTTATAA
- a CDS encoding sigma-70 family RNA polymerase sigma factor, with the protein MNQAHSASGCLLDAWQAYEKALLAFLLHRTSDPDAAEDLLQEVFLKALRQGQAFCALDNPRAWLFQVARHAVIDRARLSKPVESLPEHLAAAPVVERRPVDELEACLSHNLLRLEAEDRHIIEACDLRGQTVRAYAEAHGLTLPAAKSRLLRARKRLRDRLVENCQVRFDESGRVCCHVSPSAAS; encoded by the coding sequence ATGAACCAGGCACATAGCGCGTCCGGGTGTCTCCTGGATGCCTGGCAGGCATACGAAAAAGCCCTGCTGGCTTTTCTGTTACACCGGACCAGCGATCCTGACGCGGCGGAAGACCTCCTCCAGGAAGTGTTTCTCAAGGCCCTGCGGCAGGGGCAGGCGTTTTGCGCGCTCGACAATCCCCGCGCCTGGCTGTTCCAGGTCGCCCGTCATGCCGTGATTGACCGGGCGCGTCTGTCCAAGCCGGTTGAGTCCTTGCCGGAGCACCTGGCGGCGGCACCGGTTGTGGAACGGCGTCCCGTAGATGAACTGGAGGCGTGTCTCAGCCACAACCTGCTGCGACTGGAAGCCGAGGACCGGCACATTATTGAAGCCTGCGATCTTCGGGGGCAAACGGTGCGCGCCTACGCCGAAGCCCATGGTCTGACACTGCCGGCCGCCAAGTCGCGCCTGCTGCGCGCCAGAAAACGATTACGCGACCGCCTGGTGGAGAACTGCCAGGTGCGCTTTGATGAGTCCGGGCGCGTCTGTTGCCACGTGTCACCTTCGGCTGCATCCTGA
- a CDS encoding GDCCVxC domain-containing (seleno)protein: MTSIIWESQLTCPVCGATTVETMPANACQFSYTCDTCETQLRPQPGDCCVFCSFGSVPCPPVQLMQHSDQP; the protein is encoded by the coding sequence ATGACCTCCATCATCTGGGAATCGCAACTTACCTGCCCGGTCTGTGGGGCAACCACGGTGGAAACCATGCCGGCCAACGCCTGCCAGTTTTCTTACACCTGTGACACCTGTGAGACCCAGTTACGCCCGCAACCCGGTGACTGCTGTGTGTTCTGCTCATTCGGTTCAGTTCCCTGCCCACCGGTTCAGTTGATGCAGCATTCTGACCAACCGTGA
- the lepB gene encoding signal peptidase I — translation METKNSSQTSAASEKPKRSELREFIEMIITTLIMALFGITFVIRSVNVPTGSMNNTIYSGDFLLVNKFIFGYEGGVPLDGFTPHRPIRRGDIIVFKFPQSEDQNYVKRVIGLPGETIEIRGQRVYINGQELPETRVIAESDLEDSGRLSILEEHPTAGAQWKVYYRPGSDFEYETQDAEPLPELPLPSGRYRDYKNEPHYGIGRPFKIPEGCYFAMGDNRDNSLDSRYWGPVPRDYVIGRPLFVYASFDPNPQASLGERLGSFFSKGRWKRLGSLVK, via the coding sequence ATGGAAACCAAAAACAGTTCCCAGACTTCCGCTGCGTCCGAAAAGCCCAAGCGATCGGAGCTGCGCGAGTTCATCGAGATGATCATCACGACGCTCATCATGGCGTTGTTCGGCATTACTTTCGTCATCCGTTCGGTCAATGTCCCGACCGGCTCGATGAACAACACCATCTATTCCGGCGATTTTCTGCTCGTCAACAAATTCATTTTCGGCTACGAGGGCGGTGTCCCCCTTGACGGCTTCACCCCCCACCGCCCGATCCGGCGGGGCGACATCATCGTGTTCAAGTTTCCGCAAAGCGAAGACCAGAACTACGTCAAACGGGTCATCGGCCTGCCGGGTGAGACCATCGAGATTCGGGGGCAGCGCGTGTACATCAACGGGCAGGAACTCCCTGAAACGCGCGTCATTGCCGAAAGCGACCTGGAAGACAGCGGCCGGCTGAGCATTCTCGAAGAACATCCCACCGCCGGGGCGCAGTGGAAGGTCTATTACCGCCCGGGGTCAGACTTTGAGTATGAAACCCAGGATGCGGAGCCGCTCCCGGAACTGCCCCTGCCAAGCGGTCGCTACCGCGACTACAAGAACGAACCGCACTACGGCATCGGGCGGCCGTTCAAGATTCCAGAGGGCTGCTACTTCGCCATGGGGGACAACCGCGACAACAGCCTCGACAGCCGCTACTGGGGACCCGTTCCACGGGACTATGTCATTGGGCGGCCGCTGTTTGTCTATGCCTCGTTCGACCCCAATCCGCAGGCTTCGCTGGGCGAACGGCTGGGGTCTTTCTTTTCCAAGGGGCGCTGGAAACGGCTGGGGTCACTGGTGAAGTAG
- the acsF gene encoding magnesium-protoporphyrin IX monomethyl ester (oxidative) cyclase, whose protein sequence is MIATESVIQETKAAAADKSLISPRFYVTDYKKMNALRFDHMAEAFKAMHKRFADDPNKHFFKRDDDPDFEQDFSHLPPSFKDFLIRGCLGEFSGALLYKEIADRIEDPILSDTYRLMARDEGRHSGFIRLAMRDIKADLDLQMLQGEKEFVSMHPKIILYTTYLSEVIGYFRYINIYSHLEAHPEYRYHPIFKYFGGWCQDELKHGDFIGLQLEAQKNLYLSGGVNRTLIRFFSLAVYVTMWLRDLKAQDFYASIGMNWREYDLKVIRETNAYAQRVFGLRLDVDNPKFIRILDRMAARYTEMNRREDEGAGKLALLPMQAAMAADYLRLFAMKVRTDAPPPIPEYPVAPVIKGFASQSKGQPAMA, encoded by the coding sequence ATGATTGCCACGGAATCCGTCATTCAGGAGACGAAAGCGGCGGCGGCAGACAAAAGTCTCATCAGTCCGCGTTTTTATGTCACGGATTACAAGAAGATGAATGCCCTGCGGTTCGATCACATGGCCGAAGCGTTCAAAGCCATGCACAAACGCTTTGCCGATGATCCGAACAAGCATTTCTTCAAACGGGACGACGACCCGGACTTCGAGCAGGATTTCTCCCATCTTCCGCCGTCGTTCAAGGATTTTCTCATTCGTGGTTGTTTGGGCGAGTTTTCGGGGGCGCTGCTGTACAAGGAAATCGCGGACCGCATTGAAGACCCCATCCTGAGCGACACCTACCGGCTGATGGCGCGCGATGAAGGGCGGCACAGCGGCTTCATCCGGCTGGCGATGCGCGACATCAAGGCTGACCTTGACCTCCAGATGCTGCAGGGCGAAAAGGAATTCGTCAGCATGCATCCGAAAATCATCCTCTACACCACGTACCTTTCGGAAGTCATCGGCTACTTCCGCTACATCAACATCTATTCCCACCTCGAAGCCCATCCTGAATACCGTTACCATCCGATCTTCAAGTACTTCGGTGGCTGGTGCCAGGATGAACTCAAGCACGGCGACTTTATCGGTCTTCAGCTCGAAGCCCAGAAAAACCTGTACCTGAGCGGCGGCGTCAACCGGACGCTTATCCGCTTCTTCTCGCTGGCCGTCTATGTGACGATGTGGCTGCGTGATCTCAAAGCGCAGGACTTTTATGCGTCCATCGGCATGAACTGGCGGGAATATGACCTGAAGGTGATCCGGGAAACGAATGCCTATGCCCAGCGCGTGTTTGGGCTGCGGCTCGATGTGGATAATCCAAAGTTCATCCGCATTCTGGACCGCATGGCGGCACGTTACACGGAGATGAACAGGCGTGAGGACGAAGGCGCCGGCAAGCTGGCACTCCTGCCCATGCAGGCGGCCATGGCGGCGGATTATCTGCGTTTGTTTGCCATGAAAGTGCGTACCGATGCACCACCGCCCATCCCCGAATACCCGGTGGCGCCGGTCATCAAGGGCTTTGCCAGCCAGTCCAAAGGTCAGCCGGCTATGGCCTGA
- a CDS encoding Gfo/Idh/MocA family protein, which yields MPTVLGIAILGSGRVARARLRELHERFDTRVAVVASHDFNRAYELAFPIAAAATEDWEEAIARPDVDAVMVCSTNPHHARMAQAAIAAGKPVSVDYPLALTLTDAEQLVEQSRARGVVLHVEHIELLSAWFEAFRKALPRIGRVHHITWNNLSSRPAAPEDWTFDRAHGFSLFQQASVPSRIVACVGQITWIEGEETFSDEQGTRFGRRATHLRFGFGAEGRGDINDVLTRHEETGPAAELQAVGESGTLIGRQHREVWYTNPDGATEAVPVMPRSGLFAHDITAFLDAIAGRGTPYVSLDHVLEALRFADAAERAVKSGQRVTLTSD from the coding sequence ATGCCCACCGTTCTTGGTATTGCCATTCTGGGCAGCGGGCGCGTCGCACGCGCCCGCCTACGCGAGCTCCACGAGCGCTTTGATACCCGTGTGGCCGTCGTCGCCTCCCACGACTTCAATCGGGCCTACGAACTGGCATTCCCGATTGCGGCGGCAGCCACTGAAGACTGGGAGGAAGCCATTGCGCGCCCGGATGTGGATGCCGTCATGGTGTGTTCGACCAACCCGCACCATGCCCGCATGGCACAGGCGGCAATTGCGGCCGGCAAACCGGTCAGTGTGGACTACCCGCTGGCGCTGACGCTCACCGACGCCGAACAGTTGGTCGAACAGTCCCGGGCGCGTGGCGTCGTGCTGCACGTCGAACACATTGAGCTGCTCTCAGCCTGGTTCGAGGCTTTTCGGAAAGCCCTGCCCCGCATCGGGCGAGTCCACCACATCACCTGGAACAACCTCAGCTCCCGCCCGGCAGCCCCCGAAGACTGGACGTTTGACCGCGCACACGGCTTCTCGCTGTTCCAGCAGGCCAGTGTGCCCAGCCGCATCGTCGCCTGCGTGGGACAAATCACCTGGATTGAAGGCGAGGAAACGTTTTCCGATGAGCAGGGCACCCGCTTTGGGCGGCGTGCCACGCATCTGCGCTTCGGCTTCGGCGCAGAAGGCCGTGGAGACATCAACGATGTGCTCACCCGGCACGAGGAAACAGGGCCGGCGGCCGAATTACAGGCCGTGGGCGAGTCCGGCACACTCATCGGACGACAACACCGGGAGGTGTGGTACACGAACCCGGATGGCGCTACTGAGGCCGTGCCGGTCATGCCACGCAGTGGTCTGTTTGCCCACGACATCACGGCGTTCCTCGACGCCATTGCCGGTCGCGGAACGCCGTATGTCTCTCTCGACCATGTACTTGAAGCTCTCCGTTTTGCCGATGCCGCCGAACGGGCGGTGAAAAGCGGTCAGCGGGTCACGCTGACATCGGACTGA
- a CDS encoding tetratricopeptide repeat protein: MEKLLEKGDAYLEEGELEEAEAAYAKALTLAPQSPEVLIRLGAMLLETERYNEGVDYLREVERLAPDDVRPLHLLGVFYVEEGEFDLAEEYFKRALKLEPNEALSHYNYGNFLSEMGRLPEAEVAYRRAIELGPEEPLHYLGLGGLLADLEKYDEALRQFQIALDLDPHDPRIYLDLGDLLMAMERVEEALKAYRESVRIDPHNALARYGLGTALLARGEAEAASHELKDAIVDGLEVPLTFVKLGIALRMAGQLEESREAFQQAYDLLEEERSQGGDIRDTCYEEIITLLGLEQSRRAYELVDGLQGDELDAQAVAELSADLRRLAALGVSEADEVLRRLTLPPGELIH; the protein is encoded by the coding sequence TTGGAAAAACTTCTGGAAAAAGGCGATGCCTATCTTGAAGAAGGGGAACTGGAGGAAGCCGAAGCCGCCTATGCCAAGGCTTTGACCCTGGCTCCGCAATCGCCGGAAGTGCTCATCCGGCTGGGGGCCATGCTCCTCGAAACAGAACGATATAACGAAGGCGTGGATTACCTGCGCGAAGTCGAGCGTCTGGCGCCAGACGATGTGCGTCCGCTCCACCTGCTCGGTGTGTTCTACGTTGAAGAAGGGGAGTTTGACCTGGCTGAAGAATACTTCAAGCGCGCGCTCAAGCTCGAACCCAACGAGGCCCTGAGCCATTACAACTACGGCAACTTCCTGTCGGAAATGGGACGGCTGCCCGAAGCCGAGGTGGCTTACCGGCGGGCCATTGAACTGGGGCCGGAAGAGCCGCTGCACTATCTGGGGCTGGGCGGACTTCTGGCTGACCTCGAAAAGTATGATGAAGCTCTCCGGCAGTTTCAGATTGCGCTTGACCTCGACCCGCACGATCCCCGCATTTATCTCGATCTGGGGGATTTGCTCATGGCGATGGAGCGGGTCGAGGAAGCCTTGAAGGCGTACCGTGAATCTGTGCGGATTGATCCTCACAACGCCCTGGCGCGGTATGGTCTGGGGACGGCATTGCTGGCGCGCGGCGAAGCCGAAGCCGCTTCCCACGAGCTGAAGGATGCCATCGTGGATGGACTGGAAGTGCCACTCACGTTTGTCAAACTGGGTATTGCCCTTCGCATGGCCGGTCAACTGGAAGAATCCCGTGAGGCCTTCCAGCAGGCGTATGACCTGCTCGAGGAGGAACGGTCACAGGGGGGCGACATCCGTGACACGTGCTACGAGGAAATCATCACCCTGCTGGGGCTGGAGCAGTCCCGGCGGGCTTATGAGCTTGTGGATGGTTTGCAGGGAGACGAGCTGGATGCCCAGGCCGTAGCCGAACTCAGCGCCGATCTGCGACGGCTGGCGGCCTTGGGCGTCAGTGAAGCCGATGAGGTTTTACGCCGTCTGACCTTGCCGCCAGGAGAGCTTATCCACTAG